The following proteins are co-located in the Haloarcula rubripromontorii genome:
- a CDS encoding tRNA (guanine(26)-N(2))-dimethyltransferase, with amino-acid sequence MRVSEGRVSVTVPEQPDAGKGADVFFNPVQELNRDITVAALRAYRERTPRVSTYLDATAASGIRGVRAAANDWETTLCDIDDDATALCEQNLERNDLAASVRRADANVLMHSEAFDVVDVDPFGTPIPFADAAVQGTKHLLCVTATDTAPLCGAHFESGVRSYGAVPRNTEFHAEMGMRVLLSAMVRTAARYDIAARPILSHATKHYARTYLEFDHGAKVANDCIDELGYVHHCQHCLWRDHDYGLIADAPDACPVCEKHLQTAGPIWLGQTCDTEFADAVADQITEEMGTAEEAKALLATLGAEIDTPTHYDQHRLCKRWGRGAEAMDEFIGKLRDAGYEASRTHYGGTTFKTDADVVEIREATAD; translated from the coding sequence ATGCGCGTCAGTGAGGGCCGAGTGAGCGTCACGGTGCCGGAACAGCCCGACGCGGGGAAGGGCGCGGACGTGTTCTTCAACCCCGTCCAGGAGCTGAACCGCGACATCACCGTGGCGGCGCTGCGGGCCTACCGAGAGCGAACCCCACGCGTGTCGACGTACCTGGACGCCACCGCCGCCAGCGGCATCCGGGGGGTCCGCGCCGCGGCCAACGACTGGGAGACGACGCTGTGTGACATCGACGACGACGCGACGGCGCTGTGTGAGCAGAACCTCGAACGCAACGACCTCGCCGCCTCCGTCCGGCGGGCGGACGCGAACGTGTTGATGCACTCCGAGGCGTTCGACGTGGTGGACGTGGACCCGTTCGGCACGCCGATTCCCTTCGCCGACGCGGCCGTTCAGGGGACCAAACACCTCCTCTGTGTGACGGCTACCGACACGGCCCCGCTGTGTGGGGCCCACTTCGAGAGCGGCGTCCGCTCCTACGGCGCGGTCCCGCGCAACACGGAGTTCCACGCCGAGATGGGGATGCGCGTCCTCCTCTCGGCGATGGTCCGCACCGCCGCCCGCTACGACATCGCCGCCCGGCCGATTCTCAGCCACGCGACGAAACACTACGCCCGGACCTATCTGGAGTTCGACCACGGGGCGAAGGTTGCCAACGACTGCATCGACGAACTTGGCTACGTCCACCACTGCCAGCACTGCCTCTGGCGCGACCACGACTACGGCCTCATCGCCGACGCGCCCGACGCCTGTCCAGTCTGTGAGAAGCACCTCCAGACTGCCGGCCCCATCTGGCTGGGTCAGACCTGCGACACCGAGTTCGCCGACGCCGTCGCCGACCAGATCACCGAAGAGATGGGCACCGCCGAGGAGGCGAAAGCGCTGCTGGCGACGCTCGGCGCGGAGATCGACACGCCGACCCACTACGACCAGCACCGCCTCTGCAAGCGCTGGGGGCGCGGCGCGGAAGCCATGGACGAGTTCATCGGGAAGCTCCGTGACGCCGGCTACGAGGCCTCGCGCACGCACTACGGTGGCACGACGTTCAAGACGGACGCCGACGTGGTGGAAATTCGCGAGGCGACGGCGGACTGA
- a CDS encoding helix-turn-helix domain-containing protein, producing the protein MIAARLRIRLPDDVWIADVSQANPKATFRLLSGIRAGATAVELGEVTTDDPATVGDAIATHPSVTAYEELERTTDRVLAKYETTDTALYEFVAESGLPIEYPVTAENGWYEFDLTGSRAEFDRFQAAIEDAGRQYELLSLVHSTDPAGLLTDRQRDVLTAALRAGYFELPRDCTLADVAAALDIDKSTASRVLRRGQTRIVKWFLTTATAQPPRSTDRQ; encoded by the coding sequence GTGATCGCTGCCCGGCTCCGGATTCGCCTTCCAGACGATGTCTGGATCGCCGATGTCTCACAGGCGAACCCGAAGGCCACGTTCAGGCTGCTCTCCGGGATTCGGGCAGGCGCGACGGCGGTCGAACTCGGCGAGGTAACGACGGACGACCCCGCGACCGTCGGGGACGCTATCGCGACGCATCCGTCAGTCACCGCATACGAGGAGTTGGAACGCACTACCGACCGCGTGCTCGCGAAATACGAGACGACAGATACGGCCCTGTACGAGTTCGTCGCCGAGTCGGGGCTCCCGATCGAGTACCCGGTCACCGCCGAGAACGGCTGGTACGAGTTCGACCTCACCGGGTCACGCGCGGAGTTCGACCGCTTCCAGGCGGCCATTGAGGACGCGGGCAGACAGTACGAACTGCTGTCGCTCGTCCACAGTACCGACCCGGCCGGGCTCCTGACAGACCGTCAGCGGGACGTCCTCACGGCCGCGCTCCGAGCGGGCTACTTCGAGTTACCGCGCGACTGCACGCTCGCCGACGTGGCGGCCGCGCTCGACATCGACAAATCGACCGCGAGCCGCGTTCTCAGACGCGGTCAGACACGAATCGTCAAGTGGTTTCTCACGACGGCGACCGCACAGCCACCGCGGTCGACGGACCGCCAGTAA
- a CDS encoding SHOCT domain-containing protein has product MSRTLSNPVRPDPLSAVVSAVVTAVTLGVAFGLLALDVDWFWLAFVVGFGVVLPAAVGLVEYDRRSDSRPATTDRDGETEAALATLRQRYARGELSDVEFERRLERLLETTAVSVESRHETGHRAEKMRGEVPSPTGGE; this is encoded by the coding sequence ATGAGCCGGACCCTGTCAAACCCGGTCCGTCCTGACCCCCTGAGTGCAGTCGTCTCAGCAGTCGTAACGGCGGTCACGCTGGGCGTCGCGTTCGGGCTGCTGGCGCTTGACGTGGACTGGTTCTGGCTGGCGTTCGTCGTCGGCTTCGGCGTGGTGCTCCCGGCGGCGGTGGGTCTGGTAGAGTACGACCGGCGAAGCGACAGTCGCCCGGCGACCACCGACCGGGACGGCGAGACCGAAGCCGCACTGGCCACGCTCCGCCAGCGGTACGCCCGGGGAGAGCTCTCTGACGTCGAGTTCGAGCGGCGGCTCGAACGGCTTCTGGAAACGACGGCTGTGTCGGTGGAGTCAAGGCATGAAACGGGCCACCGGGCCGAAAAAATGCGCGGTGAGGTGCCGTCTCCCACAGGTGGCGAGTGA